The Faecalibacterium prausnitzii genome includes a window with the following:
- a CDS encoding MATE family efflux transporter — MKSNTKSLTEGPLAKQILLVSLPLALSNLLQVLFNMSDVAVVGRFAGSTALGAVGSTSIFVTLFTGFLIGLSNGINVLVARFYGARHTDDVRRTVHSALVVSLIAGVVLLFVGLLGSPALLRLLNTKEDLLPGAILYLRVYFLGMPALALYNFGNAIFSAIGDTKKPLYFLSIAGVLNILLNLFFVIVCKLDVMGVALASAISQCVSAGLILHALTQVQDCYTLHFREARLDPAMTRSILALGLPAGFQNAVFAIANLFIQAGVNSFDSLMVKGNSAAANADNLIYDCMAAFYMACASFMSQNYGAGKPDRVKKSYFIALGYSFGAGLLLGGSLFVFGREFLALFTTEPAVIDAGMKRVGVMGLAYCISAFMDCTIAASRGLGKTVVPTVIVILGSCVFRVIWVYTIFAHFHTIPSLYLLYPCSWTLTALAEIVYFVHCYKQAMKIFREPVPASL; from the coding sequence ATGAAGTCAAACACCAAATCGCTGACGGAAGGCCCTCTGGCCAAGCAGATCCTTCTGGTCAGCCTGCCGCTGGCACTGTCCAACCTGCTGCAGGTGCTGTTCAACATGTCGGACGTCGCGGTCGTGGGCCGGTTCGCCGGCTCCACGGCGCTGGGTGCAGTGGGCTCCACGAGCATCTTCGTCACCCTGTTCACCGGTTTTCTCATCGGCCTGAGCAACGGCATCAACGTGCTGGTGGCCCGCTTCTATGGGGCCAGGCACACCGATGACGTCCGCCGCACCGTTCACTCGGCGCTGGTGGTCAGCCTCATCGCCGGTGTGGTACTGCTGTTCGTAGGCCTGCTGGGCTCCCCCGCCCTGCTGCGGCTGCTGAACACCAAGGAAGACCTGCTGCCCGGTGCCATCCTCTATCTGCGGGTCTACTTCCTCGGTATGCCCGCACTGGCGCTCTATAACTTTGGCAACGCCATCTTCAGCGCCATCGGCGACACCAAAAAGCCGCTGTACTTCCTGAGCATCGCGGGTGTGCTGAACATCCTGCTCAACCTCTTCTTCGTCATCGTCTGCAAGCTGGATGTCATGGGCGTGGCGCTGGCCAGTGCCATTTCGCAATGCGTTTCCGCCGGGCTCATCCTCCACGCGCTGACTCAGGTGCAGGACTGCTACACCCTGCATTTCCGGGAAGCCCGGCTCGACCCGGCCATGACCCGAAGCATTCTGGCGCTGGGCCTGCCCGCCGGGTTCCAGAACGCCGTCTTCGCCATCGCCAACCTCTTCATTCAGGCGGGCGTCAACTCCTTCGACTCCCTCATGGTCAAGGGCAACTCCGCCGCCGCCAACGCCGACAACCTCATCTACGACTGCATGGCCGCCTTCTACATGGCCTGTGCCAGCTTCATGAGCCAGAACTACGGCGCAGGCAAGCCGGACCGCGTGAAGAAGAGCTACTTCATCGCGCTGGGCTATTCCTTTGGCGCGGGCCTGCTGCTGGGCGGCAGCCTGTTCGTGTTCGGCCGCGAGTTCCTGGCCCTCTTCACCACCGAGCCGGCCGTCATCGACGCTGGCATGAAGCGTGTGGGCGTCATGGGTCTGGCCTACTGCATCTCGGCCTTTATGGACTGCACCATCGCCGCCTCCCGCGGCCTGGGCAAGACCGTCGTGCCCACCGTCATCGTCATCCTGGGCTCCTGCGTCTTCCGCGTCATCTGGGTGTACACCATCTTTGCCCACTTCCACACCATCCCCTCGCTTTATCTGCTCTACCCCTGCTCCTGGACGCTGACCGCTCTGGCGGAGATCGTCTACTTCGTCCACTGCTACAAGCAGGCCATGAAGATCTTCCGGGAGCCGGTCCCTGCGTCGCTGTAA
- a CDS encoding ATPase P: MLFKPAQLGLAKLGAAELEADKKACKKIGPCGVGKKALYLNSFYIDRCYYLPYGSITRAFKRVAMSQGGFTGKGMFASMAYLVVEYDGGKQKQCNFKDERDVDALLDVLAKEQPQIKRLSAAGEQTVQKKEAEKAARKLPELTKDAEHSLTVLRRAKEYLEAKPEISDELSAAERRKRAQLQSKPVYRYVALAIFLFGLVAAAYGLYAITNHVGNYGIYFALFGFAAIFLFSSYNMLPTARNNHSAIMKRADRAEQAAADYVKRYPNGAFPVPSYYAHPTVLKQMMDAIEEGRAVTVPEALEAVKARLKALNADVQVEQEEYDEVVLIKAMFLNHQYA; the protein is encoded by the coding sequence ATGCTGTTCAAACCTGCACAACTGGGTCTGGCAAAACTCGGCGCTGCCGAGCTGGAAGCAGACAAAAAAGCCTGCAAAAAGATCGGCCCCTGCGGCGTCGGCAAAAAGGCGCTGTACCTCAACAGCTTTTACATCGACCGCTGCTATTATCTGCCTTACGGCAGCATCACCCGCGCGTTCAAGCGGGTCGCCATGAGCCAGGGCGGCTTTACCGGCAAAGGGATGTTTGCCTCCATGGCCTATCTGGTGGTGGAGTACGACGGCGGCAAGCAGAAGCAGTGCAACTTCAAGGATGAGCGGGACGTGGACGCCCTGCTGGACGTTCTGGCCAAAGAGCAGCCGCAGATCAAGCGGCTGAGCGCGGCAGGTGAGCAGACCGTGCAGAAGAAGGAGGCCGAAAAGGCCGCCCGCAAGCTGCCGGAGCTGACGAAAGACGCCGAGCACAGCCTGACGGTGCTGCGCCGGGCAAAAGAGTATCTGGAAGCCAAGCCGGAGATCTCGGATGAGCTGAGCGCCGCCGAGCGCCGCAAGCGCGCCCAGCTGCAGAGCAAGCCGGTGTACCGCTATGTCGCATTGGCCATCTTCCTGTTCGGCCTTGTGGCCGCAGCCTACGGCCTCTATGCCATCACGAACCATGTGGGCAATTACGGCATCTACTTTGCGCTGTTCGGCTTTGCGGCCATCTTCCTCTTTTCCAGCTACAACATGCTGCCCACCGCCCGCAACAACCACAGCGCCATCATGAAGCGGGCCGACCGGGCCGAGCAGGCCGCAGCGGACTATGTGAAGCGCTATCCGAACGGTGCGTTCCCGGTGCCGAGCTATTACGCACACCCGACCGTCCTCAAGCAGATGATGGACGCCATCGAAGAGGGCCGCGCCGTCACCGTGCCGGAGGCGCTGGAGGCTGTCAAGGCCCGCCTGAAGGCGCTGAACGCCGACGTTCAGGTCGAGCAGGAGGAATACGACGAGGTCGTCCTCATCAAGGCGATGTTCCTGAACCACCAATACGCATAA
- a CDS encoding carbon starvation protein A, which produces MISFLLCLALLIIGYFVYGKIVDNTFGPDDRETPAVRINDGVDYVVMPQWKLFLVQLLNIAGLGPIFGALQGALWGPVVFLWITFGTIFAGGVHDYFSGMMSERNEGASIAEVTGKYLGPVMQNIMRVFSVVLLIMVGTVFAVGPAGLIVTLCKNSGMSGVLTTTLFWLIIILVYYFIATFISIDAIIGKIYPVFGICLIIMAVGVIFGIFTNPAYTIPELWDHFGSMHPSGTPIWSFMFITVACGAISGFHSTQSPLMARCMKSEKQGHFVFYGAMVCEGIIALIWAAAGCSLYEVTGGLNTGLAAALAEGQSAAIYDVCSKTMGGIGIALAMIGVVICPITSGDTAFRSARLTLADWLKLDQDSYGNRLKLCVPVLGVGAFLGIGNALGFINYTVIWRYFSWTNQTLAMIVLWAASMYLFKEKKNYWITAVPATFMSAVSCTYFVLAPECLGGLLNSKTAEGATIYNTAVAYPVGIVFAVAMLALFIHATKKHTEKKAA; this is translated from the coding sequence ATGATTAGTTTCTTACTCTGTCTGGCGCTCCTGATCATAGGCTATTTTGTCTATGGCAAGATCGTGGACAACACGTTTGGACCGGACGACCGTGAAACTCCCGCTGTGCGCATCAACGATGGCGTTGACTACGTCGTGATGCCGCAGTGGAAGCTGTTCCTCGTCCAGCTGCTGAACATTGCGGGCCTCGGCCCCATCTTTGGTGCACTGCAGGGTGCTCTGTGGGGCCCTGTGGTGTTCCTGTGGATCACCTTCGGCACCATCTTTGCAGGCGGCGTCCACGACTACTTCTCCGGTATGATGAGCGAGCGCAACGAAGGCGCTTCCATCGCAGAAGTTACCGGCAAGTATCTGGGACCTGTGATGCAGAACATCATGCGTGTGTTCTCTGTCGTGCTGCTGATCATGGTCGGCACGGTGTTCGCAGTCGGCCCTGCTGGCCTGATCGTGACCCTGTGCAAGAACAGCGGGATGAGCGGTGTGCTCACCACCACCCTGTTCTGGCTGATCATCATTCTGGTCTATTACTTCATCGCGACCTTTATCTCCATTGATGCCATCATCGGCAAGATCTACCCGGTCTTCGGCATCTGCCTGATCATCATGGCAGTGGGCGTTATCTTTGGCATCTTCACCAACCCCGCCTACACCATCCCCGAACTGTGGGATCACTTCGGCAGCATGCACCCGTCGGGCACCCCGATCTGGAGCTTCATGTTCATCACGGTCGCCTGCGGCGCTATTTCCGGCTTCCATTCCACCCAGTCGCCTCTGATGGCGCGCTGCATGAAGAGTGAGAAGCAGGGCCACTTCGTCTTCTACGGCGCAATGGTCTGCGAAGGCATCATCGCTCTGATCTGGGCTGCTGCCGGCTGCTCTCTGTACGAAGTCACCGGTGGTCTGAACACCGGTCTGGCCGCTGCTCTGGCCGAAGGTCAGTCCGCCGCCATCTACGACGTCTGCTCCAAGACCATGGGCGGTATCGGCATTGCCCTGGCAATGATCGGCGTCGTCATCTGCCCCATCACCTCTGGTGATACCGCCTTCCGTTCCGCTCGTCTGACTCTGGCCGACTGGCTGAAGCTGGATCAGGACAGCTACGGGAACCGCCTGAAGCTCTGCGTCCCCGTTCTGGGTGTCGGCGCCTTCCTGGGCATCGGCAACGCGCTGGGCTTCATCAACTACACGGTCATCTGGCGTTACTTCAGCTGGACCAACCAGACGCTGGCCATGATCGTCCTGTGGGCTGCTTCCATGTACCTGTTCAAGGAGAAGAAGAACTACTGGATCACCGCTGTGCCCGCTACCTTCATGAGCGCCGTGTCCTGCACCTACTTCGTGCTGGCTCCGGAGTGCCTGGGCGGCCTGCTGAACAGCAAGACTGCTGAGGGTGCCACCATCTACAATACGGCGGTCGCATACCCTGTGGGTATCGTCTTCGCCGTTGCAATGCTGGCCCTGTTTATCCACGCTACCAAGAAGCACACGGAGAAGAAAGCCGCATAA
- a CDS encoding carbon starvation protein A, producing the protein MISFLLCLALLIVGYFVYGKIVDNTFGPDDRETPAVRINDGVDYVVMPQWKLFLVQLLNIAGLGPIFGAMQGALWGPVVFLWITFGTIFAGGVHDYFSGMMSERNDGASIAEITGKYLGPVMQNVMRVFSVVLLIMVGTVFAVGPAGLIVELCSQSGASGVFTSLLFWLILILVYYFIATFISIDAVIGKIYPIFGICLIIMAIGVIFGIFTNPAYTIPEIWDHFGSMHPSGTPIWSFMFITVACGAISGFHSTQSPLMARCMKSEKQGHFVFYGAMVCEGIIALIWAAAGCSLYEVTGGLNTGLAQALAMGQSKAIYDVCSKTMGGVGIALAMVGVVVCPITSGDTAFRSARLTLADWFKIDQDGYANRLKLCIPVLGVGAFLGIGNALGFINYTVIWRYFSWTNQTLAMIVLWAASMYLFKEKKNYWITAVPATFMSAVSCTYFVLAPECLGGLLNSKTAEGATIYNTAVAYPVGILFAAAMLALFIHATKKAGVRKAA; encoded by the coding sequence ATGATCAGTTTCTTGCTCTGTCTGGCGCTCTTGATCGTGGGCTACTTCGTCTACGGTAAGATCGTAGACAACACCTTCGGCCCGGACGACCGCGAAACTCCGGCTGTGCGCATCAACGATGGCGTGGACTATGTCGTGATGCCGCAGTGGAAATTGTTCCTCGTCCAGCTGCTGAACATCGCGGGCCTCGGCCCCATCTTCGGCGCCATGCAGGGCGCTCTGTGGGGGCCGGTGGTCTTCCTGTGGATCACCTTCGGCACGATCTTTGCGGGCGGTGTCCATGACTACTTCTCCGGCATGATGAGCGAGCGCAACGACGGCGCTTCCATCGCCGAGATCACCGGCAAATACCTTGGCCCGGTGATGCAGAACGTGATGCGCGTCTTCTCCGTGGTCCTGCTCATCATGGTGGGCACGGTGTTTGCGGTCGGCCCTGCGGGCCTGATCGTGGAGCTGTGCAGCCAGAGCGGTGCATCCGGCGTGTTCACTTCGCTGCTGTTCTGGCTCATCCTCATCCTGGTATATTACTTCATCGCGACCTTTATCTCCATTGACGCGGTCATCGGCAAGATCTACCCCATCTTCGGCATCTGCCTCATCATCATGGCCATCGGCGTCATCTTCGGTATCTTCACCAACCCTGCCTATACGATCCCGGAGATCTGGGATCACTTCGGCAGCATGCACCCGTCGGGCACCCCGATCTGGAGCTTCATGTTCATCACGGTCGCCTGCGGCGCGATTTCCGGCTTCCACTCCACCCAGTCGCCTCTGATGGCGCGCTGCATGAAGAGCGAGAAGCAGGGCCACTTCGTCTTCTACGGTGCCATGGTCTGCGAAGGCATCATTGCTCTGATCTGGGCCGCAGCCGGCTGCTCTCTGTACGAAGTCACCGGCGGCCTGAACACCGGTCTGGCACAGGCGCTGGCCATGGGCCAGTCCAAGGCCATCTACGATGTCTGCTCCAAGACCATGGGCGGCGTGGGCATTGCCCTGGCCATGGTGGGCGTCGTCGTCTGCCCCATCACCTCTGGTGATACCGCCTTCCGTTCCGCGCGTCTGACGCTGGCCGACTGGTTCAAGATCGACCAGGACGGCTACGCGAACCGCCTGAAGCTCTGCATCCCCGTTCTGGGCGTGGGTGCTTTCCTGGGCATCGGCAACGCGCTGGGCTTCATCAATTACACGGTCATCTGGCGTTACTTCAGCTGGACCAACCAGACGCTGGCCATGATCGTTCTGTGGGCCGCTTCCATGTACCTCTTCAAGGAAAAGAAGAACTACTGGATCACCGCTGTGCCCGCTACCTTCATGAGCGCCGTGTCCTGCACCTACTTCGTGCTGGCTCCGGAGTGCCTGGGCGGCCTGCTGAACAGCAAGACTGCGGAAGGCGCGACCATCTACAATACGGCGGTCGCATACCCCGTGGGTATCCTCTTTGCCGCTGCGATGCTGGCCCTGTTTATCCACGCCACCAAAAAGGCTGGCGTTAGGAAAGCCGCATGA
- a CDS encoding LysR family transcriptional regulator — protein sequence MNITELRYLVAIMQWGSVSAAAKQLYAAQPNISKALKNLEEEYHIRIFERSSTGMIPTEQGRRFIEQAERVLEDVDRLSRSVEEEQERCAELRVMLPHATYASYAAVDYLEQAVHLERVHIHIREGGSMEALDFVLRRGYHLALLRYAVEDDEHYTHYCARRGLKMEPVMDFEYQLLTNRDGPLARHEVRDLTELNQYMEIRHDDFQLPGEEGGDGVRWHVNQARRIHVYERCSQFSILQRLPSAYMWASPMPRKALEQYHLVLKKCPAQRQQMRDILVYPDKGGLRAEEQAFVDLLHKQAAQTMK from the coding sequence TTGAACATTACAGAATTGCGCTATCTGGTCGCCATCATGCAGTGGGGGTCGGTGAGCGCTGCGGCAAAGCAGCTGTATGCGGCCCAGCCCAACATCAGCAAGGCGCTGAAAAATCTGGAAGAGGAGTATCACATCCGCATCTTTGAGCGCTCCTCCACCGGCATGATCCCCACCGAGCAGGGGCGGCGGTTCATCGAGCAGGCCGAGCGGGTGCTGGAAGATGTGGACCGCCTGAGCCGGAGCGTCGAGGAAGAGCAGGAGCGCTGCGCGGAGCTGCGGGTGATGCTGCCCCATGCGACCTATGCGTCCTATGCGGCGGTGGATTATCTGGAACAGGCGGTGCATCTGGAGCGGGTGCACATCCACATCCGGGAGGGCGGCTCGATGGAGGCGCTGGATTTCGTGCTGCGGCGGGGCTATCACCTGGCGCTGCTGCGCTATGCGGTGGAGGACGATGAACACTACACCCACTACTGCGCCCGGCGGGGGCTGAAGATGGAGCCGGTGATGGACTTCGAATATCAGCTGCTCACCAACCGGGACGGCCCGCTGGCCCGGCACGAGGTGCGCGACCTGACCGAACTGAACCAGTATATGGAGATCCGGCACGACGACTTTCAGCTGCCCGGCGAGGAGGGCGGCGACGGTGTGCGCTGGCATGTGAACCAAGCCCGGCGTATCCATGTGTATGAGCGGTGCAGCCAGTTTTCGATCTTGCAGCGGCTCCCGTCTGCGTATATGTGGGCGTCACCCATGCCCCGCAAGGCGCTGGAACAGTATCATCTGGTGCTGAAGAAATGCCCGGCCCAGCGCCAGCAGATGCGGGATATCCTGGTCTATCCGGACAAGGGTGGCCTGCGGGCGGAGGAACAGGCGTTTGTCGATCTGCTCCACAAACAGGCGGCCCAGACCATGAAATGA